The region ATAACATCCAGCTTCTACCACAGGTACCACggcctaacttttttttttttttaactatcttaactgatttttaaaatgtgagccTTCACACACATGACAGGGAAGGTAATGATCACTTTGAATATGTGCACACTTGAGATGGAGAACACAGCtcaccacacatacacacacacagttgtagtaccaagactgacctgtgagcgGCAGTATGGTGTCTAAGGGCTTTCAGACTTCCGTAAAATACAAACAACGAAAAAGTAGTATAAGCAGACGTAATAGAAGAAGCTAAGCTAACTGTTAGCGTAGCTGTTAATTACCCTCACTCACCTGAATATATGACTAGATATAGCCAATAGTCCATAAACGCCCATGCAAaccgttgaagtcacagggccgccatcttgctcctcccatctcgcgagcaaaCTACTATATAAACTATGGTATAAGTACAGAAGAGACTcataggcagttagtatagggcggggtggtcactatttttgtaacaagtaaaaaaattaacaagtggatggtatgtgctgctttgaagaccccttttttcttttattgctcagttccttagaccccaatattagatttggcagaggcatcttttgttgaattacagttacacggtaattctttaataaaaattatacaAGTCTTCTCCTGTAAACAACATTAAGTATatcatttatatatgtatttaaggcaagttgtaaaacgtctgaagtcctcttgtttatgttaaacaaatataaaacatcataaatcaagcTGTTTTTACTAAGTactgttctccaatttcgaaactgtaaatgtataagatcgtatgccgagaaacgtttcttgggaggagcaatatggcggcttcaaaagtcttgactTATCgactatccagtcatatattcagatcagtaaTACACTGCGGTTGaagcactgatctgtatatattccTGGATAGCCGATTGACCAACTTATGAAGCCACAAGGCCgtcatattactcctcccaagaattttttttccggCATACGTtaatatacatttacagtatccaaATTGGAgaacagtacttagtagaaacagcataatttaggatgttttaaatttattaaacataaacaagaggacttcagacatttgtataaattatatgcttaatgatgtttacaggaggaaactatattttttttaattaaagacttataactgtaattcaacaaaagatgcctctgccaaatctaatactGGGgtttaaggaactgagcgaaaagagaaaaagggggtcttcaaagcagcacatttcATCcacttgttaataaaaaaaaattactagttaaaaaatagtgaccaagCCACTCAACATCTGtcataaatgaagcaaaaggctgtttttttttgtctgttacaTCACCAAATTTAAAGGATCTTTATGCagattgtcacttttttttactcatgactgccacctATGGCCCAaaacgtaactgcagcatcagtgtcaggctcgttcatggtgcgcgtgcgagtacgtgtacgatcttaaagcgacagccacagttgacaaaggaagacatgacttgaaatgaggtaagaaaaacttcGCCCCTCCACAAAGAAAcggtggagtgtgagggtccgcaaagctgataggtgcagtcagagtaaaacagtcagggcccttcatactcatctgggcattggtggagcatgcatgatgtagaaaaagctttaacattgcctttttaaacggcacaatgcatctttaagtGTGAGTACAGAAATTATTGATTTTGTTATGATACAGACATTTTCTTTACACTTGGATAAAGTTAATTGTATTCATGaacgatatttaaaaaaaaatttttttaaacgactggaatcggtcaagaaatgtggaagttaaccataatcaacatcaactaaaagtatcttattgtccctttaagaaaaatgcagattcacgcacacacatttgacttggagacgtcacgcacccacattccattgatattgtatgagagacgcacgcctcgaacaaaagcctctcacgacttaacggttcaagatacagattcaaaaaatggctcgttagaacggcaagggtttggggaacacgagcatgttctaatttttttaatcggatgaaaaatgaccaaatgagagcaggttgaaaacttatgatttatcagaaatgaagggGGAGAGGCGCCtcaatttaacatggaaaagataggcgagagagtccgcattctcctcgcttaaagtgaaaataaaggtactaaatgacccccccccccactaaccTCAATATTGCGATTGCAATTTAATATGTGATTGTTATTTTCAACGTCCTCaattgccatttatttatttgtattttatttatttatttaaatcagaagtcagattacaacaataatgcaaacaaatctgtggctttatcaCTTCAGCTTTTCATGTTTTCAGGAAAAAATGATTTGTGGACTGTCTAATTAAGCACTGAACTTATCTAGACACTACGCACATAAAATATAAACttataaaacaaaatctaaaTGAATGTTTTACGATGATAAACTGATTGCCATGCTGATACCCTTCCCCTTTTTACACTCACCCACGCCCTCCGTCATTGATCCTTCTGTTTGTTTCTATCGGTACACAAAGCTCTTTTTtctacctccctccctccctcccttttccCACACCCTCGCACCTCCCACACAGGTGGCTGTACGGGAATACAGTGTGCTCCATCTACGCCTTCTGCGGCATGCTGTTCGGCATCTGCAGTCTGAGCACTCTCACCCTGCTCAGCATGGTGTGCTTTGTCAAAGTGTGTTATCCGCTGTACGGTGAGTCTTCAAAGCGGCCACGCTCGGGCTACGGTAAAGATGCACAGCGGCATCCCTAAATGGCCAATTGTTGATTCTTTCCAAATCCCTCCACCGAAAGCCGCACGTTAAAACCTCTTTGATGAGCCACGAGTCCGCCGGCTGCACTCGCTGAATATTGTTTCATATTCTGCAATGGAGCCCTCTGTTTGACCTCAAGAAATGGTCTTTTCCCAGCTGGAGGCACAGAAGGCTTTAATTGAGTGGACGTGAAGCATCATGAAACCAACTGTTCAACTGCGCTTGCTATTGGCTGTTTTAGCAGATGacacaaatgattattttgaattttaatttcattcttCCTGTCAGGATTCTCAAACCGATATCAGCATCACTAAGTGGATTACTGTGGCGATACAATATCTGGTATCAATAATACATTAACAATATCAATGCAATATGATACGATTCACCTGCTAATCGCGATACAATGCGATTCAACGTACTGTTTCATTCAACACCATTTGATTCGAGTCAATTGGACTTGATGCTACGAAGCAAAGAAAATGATGGTATGCAATTCAATCAGTttgattatttataattattcagaatctcaaaaaatatatagatttttcaAGTTAACAGTACTTTTGTTAACACCCGGCTCACAACTGACAATAATCAGGCATAAGTGCAACATTCTTAAAGAAAAGCTGATTAAACCTTTCACAAAGGCTTATAAattgaccccccaaaaagtaaGCTCTTCTTAGTATTATTGTAAGCCAACACCACCTcattgttataataataattaacagtaTTTTAATAGTTGTGAAAGTAAAATAACTTGGCTATGCTGAGAAGCTGAAAACTACGGAAACGTGGAACTGCGAATGTGTAGTAAAGAGTTGTGACTGTTGTTCGAACATACTGCAAAGTCATCGGAATGTGTTTATAAAACCGTTCAATCGTATTGATAAAGTCGTTTGaacagaatagaatagaatagttTTATTGCCATGtgtacaagttaaaaaaaacaagtgcattGGAGTCAAGTTATGCTCGTCAATACGTTCCAACGCCTTTATCAAAGGCGTTGGAACGCATTGACGAGCATATTGACAAAGTTGTTCAAACGTACTGcaaagttgtttaaatgtgtttataaagTTGTTTGAGTGTATTGGTAAAGTTTTTCGAACATATTGATAAAGCTGTTTAAACGTAGGCCTGCTGCAAAGTCGTTCGAACGTGTTTATAAAGCCGTTCAAGCACACTGTCGTTTGAACATACTCTTGAAGTAGTTCGAACATCTTGATAAAGTCATTCGAACATGTTGATAAAGTTGTTCAAACGTACTACAAAgtcattcaaatgtgtttatgAAGTCGTTCGGACCTATTGATGAAGTTGTTTGAACAGATTGATAAAATCGTGTaagccaaatgctaaaaacagcAATTTTCCCCATTATGCTACGGGGTATCTTCCCATAATGGGATGATTGCACATCCGCAAGTTAATACCCTGTGgctttatggggggaaaaaaatgtcatgtttttagcatttagcctacgttCGAATGACTTTACCAAGACATTCAAATGACATAGCCCACTCAAaactgtttactccacattggcattTGCACGCTTACgtagaaaacagaaaaagatgGAATTTTTTGGACCATGTCATCCTGCATGCTGACTTCCTTTTGGGAGGACGGGCATGCGTTGAGGATGGCAAAGACGGAAGGATCATATACATCGGCAATATAAAACTAGACAAAGCAACTGCAACTGGCAGAATGTGCCGGACTGCTACGAAGATTGCTATCAAGTATAGTAGTGCTGTAGCGCTGGTTGAAATAGTGACCGTGTTTACCATATCTTAATTACGGGTACCCCAAATAATGGGTGGATCACATTTATAAATAACAACATAGAAGAAACACTTAAATGGATTGTATCCATGCAGAGACGTTAAAAACGTTTCCGGGTATCGATAATGCACATCAGTTAATTTTCCCATGCCTTgtgtccatcatccatccattctgtAGTCCAGTCGTTCCCAACCAATGTGTCGCGGGACAGTGGTGTCCAATTCCAGTCAGTTAAAAACGATAACCTGCCAGTTGGTTTACGTTCACAGGAAACAGATTCAACTGCATCCACGGCCGCCTGCTCATCGCCTGCGCTTGGCTCTACGCGCTATTGTTCGCTTGCTGCCCGCTGGGCCACTGGGGAGAGTACGGCCCGGAGCCCTACGGCACCGCCTGTTGCATCGACTGGCGCCTGTCCAATCAGCTGCCGGCGGCGCGCTCCTTCACTGTGgcgctcttcttcttctgctacATCCTCCCGTGCTGCGTCATCCTGGCGTCCTACACGGGCATCCTCGCCACCGTGCACGCCTCGCACAAGACCATGGAGCAGCATGCGTCCAGACACACGCACATGAGCAGCATCCAGATCATGATTGTCAAGGTAAAAGGGACGTTTGAAGTTTTTTAGTAGAGTTAAAAAGaagtttttcttgttgcaaagaatttttgaacatgttcaaaattcacTAAGCTCGTAAGCATTCGCTGCGAATGTACATCCAAATCTAAAGCAATGCCCAATAAATATTACTAATAATGTAGCAGGAGaagtcattttattattttctgtattttacaTATGGCTTGCCAACATTTTCCCCAATAGTCACATTTATATTTCCTTCTCAACGCTTTATATATCAGATTTGTTTCCCTACTGGTTCGTTGCATTACAGTCCAAACTTAAATGCTGGAGAGGGTCACACTTCCTAGCAAgattatgacaaaaatgccactttaaatatggacaaaatacatgcATATATGCAAAAATACATGCTCTTAATATTATTCATTTTCATAATGCATCTTTCTATCCTAAACCAACAGCAAAGGGCttgaagcaaaaaacaaaataatacatacTGTGATTCATTTTTTCAAGTTCAAAGGGCAGTCTTGCACAAAAATTACTATTTAAGGATGGCACACAGCTGCGTAACAGCcaaccaacattaagtgcaagaactcattttgtactttttttccaaaatgtttgtATAAGTGTGAGGTACTATGATTGTCCTGcctattagggatgtaacgataattgcaatatcgtgatatcgtgatattgaaattgccacaatttcgtcgtcgtcatgtcaaaatattaaaactcaACACATCTCTTGAAAAGGTGAGATGGATTCCATTTGTGTAGTATTAGCACcatctggtggttagtttattagtgcagtttaattttaattaggaatgttttgacCACTGCAATGATTATCTCTCATATAAGTCTGTCATACTggcaaatatataaaaaatttatttgCAATATCGTAATTTTTTACACAGTATCgtgaggttttttttatatcaccaacctcccctcaatatcgtgataattattgtatcgtgAGGTTCACATCGTGATAGTTATCTTATCGTGAtttttggatatcgttacatctctACTGCATATCCTTccaaatctgtaaaaaaaaaaacatgaggccTATTCACATAGtagtttttggcagtaaaagaccTTGTGTAAGTGCATCTGCCATCTAGCGATGAATGATGATATTACAACATGCTCTCGTTTCGACAGTCACAGATTATTTTTTGTTCcagaatatttatatatttagttttttccccagtatttttctagattttttttagtcttGTAATTAGATTAGCatattctcagatttttttttaatgttccaatatttttatatatttagtccacccccctccccccacctccagaatttttctagatttttaagacttgtattttttttaaacactttatttattttaaattaatcaagGGGCCACACCACACAGTGTTTGCCGCAAGTTTCCTATCCCTGGgctaaatttgaattttttttaagcttaacATGAAGTACAAGCAGTGAAGTAGAAGTAACTTTATCGCTGTCATTACAATAAATTTGTATCTAATCTCAAATGCATATCAAAACAAATGCATTGAAAATTGTACATGCATAGTACGGTATAGGGTTTgtcatgtttgtatttttaaatgcagtataacaattgaattattttaaacatttaaggaTATGTGAAAATGTAATCTGCAAGTTGATTTACATCCCCAAAGTTAGGGGTGACTGTGCTCCtagtcaaaacaaacaaaaacaatgctaTTTGATTTCTTTTGTAGGCGTATGTAAATCAGAGATGGAGGAAGGGGGCATTTGAAATTTCGCCAAGGATGCCATATTTGATAGCTCTCATTAGAAGGAATTGCCTGTGGATGCGCTGTGATGGATGACAAGCAAGTGCTGCCTGCAACATTAAACTCATCCAGTAGAATGATTAAGTAGCTAATAACATATCCTAAAACCTCAGAGGAGCCGTTAAAATGGCCCCCAAAACATTGAAACCATAGATTCTCATATTATATGTGTGATAAGTGCATCATATGTTTTCATCAATGTAATGTGTCCCTCAGAGGACTTCCCAAAATTGTATTGTCTGCTGTGTGCAGCTAAGCGTGGCGGTCTGCATCGGCTTCTTCGTGGCGTGGAGTCCGTACGCTCTGGTGTCCATGTGGGCTTCCTTCGGCAACATCGAGGACATCCCGCCTCTGGCGTTCGCCATGGCGGCCATGTTCGCCAAGTCCTCCACCATCTACAACCCAATCATCTACCTCACGCTCAGGCCCAACTTCCGCAAGGTCATGTTCAGGGATGCGGGCGCTTTCGATAGCTGCACGGGAAACTGCTGCTGGCCGCCGAAAGTCAAAGCGAGACTTTGGTTCGTCCAAAGACGGACTGAGCAGTTCCCTTCGCTCAACTCCGCCACGCAACCTCCTATGGTAGTTCTGAACTGTCGTAAGGATCCTGTTGAACGCTCCGGACGATGTCCTCAAGTTTATGGTGTCGCTAACCCTGTCGCAGATGCAGATTCATCCAAGGGGAGGAACGGATCGCTGATATGCCTAACGTGTGCAAAAAGAACTCCAGACAGTCTTCATATTAATTTGGAGATGGTTCCAGGTAAGGCAAAAGTGGCTTGGCCTTAGCTGAgccaatcatttatttttcaggtTGTTCTATAAGAGCAATTGCATAAAATATTGCTCAGGAATGTCATTTATCAATAGGCTTTACTTTGGCCATGACGTACCGTAATTATTGACTTTGGCCTCAAAGTCCCGGACCCTAAAAAAATACTGGTATACATTTTAGTGGAAGGTGAGAAAGTGGCGGTAAAAAGTCGTACATTTGGCATTATATCTGTTCATAATGTGGGTAACCCTAAAACAAGAACTATTTTGTTGTCAATTTTGTCAAACCAGCATACAAGATTAATCTAAACTTCGTTTCATTTTGACAGTTAGATTTAAATACTCTTCAAGCTGCAATCCCttaaaagtaattttataaaaatatttcatattttgaaaTTAGTCTCACAATGTTTCATGTGTGATATACCTTTGAGTCTAATAGAAACCGGACGTTGACGTCATGTGTCccaaaatggccattttggcagcatagaaaacgcgccactttgagtaaacacAAACGTCACACttgaacaatgattgacagctgttgtggaccagctgccacaacaagaggtaaaaaaaataataattattgagcattctccaggctatcaaaagaggaaccaatgcgtagccaatggagcactttgtacatggtggctaaatcagcagatgctaactgttccCACTCAGGAAATAATCTGTTTCGTTCATTTGTGCCTCTACcctttaatagatattacacagttgaatttaataactgaccaccaccataaagaagactttttacggcataaatgACGGTGGTCGCGGCCgaattagcagctgctaaattgctaacgtacctaaataacactgcaaaACTTCGAtgacattttgaccacacataaaggggaaataaatccgaATTGTACAAACTAGTAAAGcttttgtatgatcagatttggaAGCGGTCATCGGCAAGAGAGGAGGTAATTCCACGTAGCTGTGTcgcagagttaaaaaaaaaaacactcctgaCACTTCATTGACAATCTAcaacggtgtattagggccacatattattttattttttttagggcgggggcaatattccgagaaaaaaacttgcaaatttacgagtttttctctcgcaaatttatatagtggcagatttgcgcgaaaaaaaaatcaaaaacgagaaatacacgtagcgtactactctactatttgtgccaatactttttggtagggtttccaaataaggagatagtaatttctttagcatagattaaccatatcgctctttgaagcgttgcgtacggccactggccagcgacaaagacgcctcgctttgcgaagctCCACACCTGGACGatcaaacatttaagttaatttgttaaaatgtatatttacatttacatttatgtttccagaattattatttacacattcatacatttttgtattttttgtacaagtatctaaagtaatgtgtcgaatctgctgctctacgtcattcactagcatttacctaaagtatgctagcatctgattggatagtgttagttAGCTGATagaggatcaggaagtgttgtcgctctcgctgcggtgaatgacgagtaaagtttaaatttaagaatgaatccgtttccattctgcctttttattttataaacagtgtcccattaaccaccaacgaatcctcacatgattagactatagctaccctatgtgtatttctcgtaagtttctgagtttttctcgcaaatctgccacttcaATAAATTCGCAAGtttacaaggtttttttttcttttttaagtggcaagtttgcgagttttttttctcggtatattgcccccgccctctaaaataaaaaaaataaaaattatacatGGCCCTTATACGCCGTTGTAgcaatccaacatgtccacctcgtgcaagtatatcatgtccttttcatcaaagtgactgtcaatgctcttgaGCAGAAAGTTGACGGATAATTTTAGTTCTCCTCGCATTTTTAGTCCACTAACGCTGCGCCGCTACTTTCCTGCTGCAGGGGCGCGTGTTTACagaaatagtcacgtgacgtccggatctctattgtCTTCTGTTTATGTTAACTACAGCAATTTCCCAACATATTGAAATTTGTCTTTACTCAACTCCCCGTTTTTATGGAAACACAACCAAATTTAGCAGTTACTAGTTGATAActataaatattttgtgtattgAACAGGGTTGTcaggtgatatatatatatttttttattgtaattaatcgcatgacttcagtggttaactcatgactaatcacaaattttgcatgttctaaatgtacaataaaatgtacaatattttttttataagtttcatactgttaacataaaagtggaaacattttaaatagaaatatggctgcgtcttttagtcattgatacattaatttgaaaaaattgaGTTAAgcttaaaaagatgtactatactttaaaaaaacgtgatattgatttgtgttgaggtcaattttctgccactagatggcataattgcatttgtaagacggtgacagctcagaacatttttcttgtcatattaagagctatctatgacatgaagtaacttgtgaaattctgcacatttttaaaattgtaaattacaacttgactccagtctccacaaataaacgcattattattaaatttattactgctaaattttgacacgGTCGTGTCTGTTGCGTTGCAAcaaaaattcccccagtacaggctttccaagtaaggggcggtcattaatcgcacgttaaaaaaattagcgtcattaaaggaactttaaatgaacgcactaattttgacacccctagtattaaACCATTCCCAGTACAGTATTGTTTGATCAATATCAGCATGTATACACTTACAGTAAAAGATAGATTGACATTATAGCACCAGTGATGTTGCACATTTGTACTATACTCAAATGTAAACGTAATCTGTATTTTGTCGCTGTGGATTAATCACTGAATATAATAAACAACACTGCCAAGCATGGGATTATTCTTGGGACTCATGTACAGCTTCTTTTTAAAAGCACTTATTGTGAATTcacagcatgtttgt is a window of Vanacampus margaritifer isolate UIUO_Vmar chromosome 2, RoL_Vmar_1.0, whole genome shotgun sequence DNA encoding:
- the LOC144043829 gene encoding opsin-5-like isoform X1 codes for the protein MVWLNEDAAFQSNIPVPLDITVAVVYSVFGICSLFGNSTLLYVSYKKKHVLKPAEFFIINLAVSDLGLTLSLYPMAITSSFYHRWLYGNTVCSIYAFCGMLFGICSLSTLTLLSMVCFVKVCYPLYGNRFNCIHGRLLIACAWLYALLFACCPLGHWGEYGPEPYGTACCIDWRLSNQLPAARSFTVALFFFCYILPCCVILASYTGILATVHASHKTMEQHASRHTHMSSIQIMIVKLSVAVCIGFFVAWSPYALVSMWASFGNIEDIPPLAFAMAAMFAKSSTIYNPIIYLTLRPNFRKVMFRDAGAFDSCTGNCCWPPKVKARLWFVQRRTEQFPSLNSATQPPMVVLNCRKDPVERSGRCPQVYGVANPVADADSSKGRNGSLICLTCAKRTPDSLHINLEMVPGKAKVAWP
- the LOC144043829 gene encoding opsin-5-like isoform X2, with the translated sequence MVWLNEDAAFQSNIPVPLDITVAVVYSVFGICSLFGNSTLLYVSYKKKHVLKPAEFFIINLAVSDLGLTLSLYPMAITSSFYHRWLYGNTVCSIYAFCGMLFGICSLSTLTLLSMVCFVKVCYPLYGNRFNCIHGRLLIACAWLYALLFACCPLGHWGEYGPEPYGTACCIDWRLSNQLPAARSFTVALFFFCYILPCCVILASYTGILATVHASHKTMEQHASRHTHMSSIQIMIVKLSVAVCIGFFVAWSPYALVSMWASFGNIEDIPPLAFAMAAMFAKSSTIYNPIIYLTLRPNFRKVMFRDAGAFDSCTGNCCWPPKVKARLWFVQRRTEQFPSLNSATQPPMMQIHPRGGTDR